The genomic DNA TATTGGATTAGTCGCGGCCACCGCCGACGGTGCCTTTGAAGGGCAACAAGGCCATTTGACGAGCGCGTTTGATGGCGGTCGTCACGGCGCGTTGGTGTTTGGCGCAGGTGCCGGTCGAACGACGGGGAGCGATCTTGCCGTTCTCGGAGACGAACTTCTTGAGACGGTTGACGTCCTTGTAGTCGACGGTATCTTTCTTTTCCACGCAGAAGATGCAAACCTTTTTCTTGGCGGGCTTGCGGGCGGGACGTTTTGCTACTTTCTCTTCGCTATTTGCTACTTTCTTTTCCATACTTATACCTCATTGACAATTCTATTAGAAGGGAAGGGCGTCGTCTACGGGCTTCATGCCGTCGCCGATGGCGGGTTGACCGTCTTCTTCCATTGCGCCCTTCGTGGTGAGAAATTGCACTTCGTCGGCAATTATCTCGGTTACGTAACGCTTGGTGCCGTCGTTCGCGTCATAGCTGCGGTTTTGGATGCTGCCGGAGATGGCGACTTTGCTGCCTTTCTTGAGGAAACGGCCGCAGTTGTCGGCTTGGGCGCGCCAGGTGACGACGGTGAAGAAATCCGTCTCTTGCTTGCCGTAACTACGGGAGACCGCGACGGTGAACTTGCAGACGGACAGGTCGCTGTTGGTCTTGCTGAGCTCGGGATCTTTGGTAAGGTTGCCGATAAGAATAACTCTATTCATAGTACTCTCCTATTACTCGCACGCGGTGACCAACTCGCGGATGATGGACTCGTTGTTGCGCATTTGACGTTCCAACTCGGCGATGAAAGCGCCTTCGGCTTCGAACGACATCAACACGTAGTAACCTTCGGTCTTGTAGGTACCGTTGACGTTGATACGATAGGCAAACTTGCGGATACCCCATTTGTCGATGGACCGGACGTCGCCGCCGTTCTCCTTGACCAAATCGCCGAACTTGTCTACGATCTCGGTCTTCTTCTCGTCTGCCACATCGTTGTCGATGATGTACAAAACTTCGTATTTGCTCATTTTTTACCTCCTTTTGGTCTGATGGCCCCCACCTTGGCGGGAGCAAGGGGCGCGATTTTTCGCGCTGTACTATATTATAAACTGCAATATAGAGATTTAGCAAGCGTTTTGAAGATGTTTTTTCACAATATTTTGTGGATTTTTTTGCCCGAAAAATTAATAAAAAAGGGGCTTCAAAACGTTTGACTTTTCGCGGGCTGTCCTTTACAATCAAGGCATAACAAGCAACCAAACCTCGCCAATATAATTTCGGTATAAAGGTCCGTGAGTCTCTACCGTTTCGCCCAAAGGAAACGACTATTGGATAAAAGGTTCTTTTTCCCCTTTTATATTGGCAGGAACGAACGGCGTCCTGCCATTTTGATTATATGGAGTTATTGAAGCAAAAGATTCAACAAAGCGGCACGGTCATAGGGACCGACATCCTCAAGGTGGACAACTTCCTTAACCACCAGCTGGATATCGCGCTTCTGTACGAAATGGGCAAAGACGTATACGAGCACTACAAAAACTGCGCAGTTGGCAAAATCCTCACCATAGAGGCATCGGGCATAGCGTATGCCGCCATCACGGCGCAGTTTTTTGGTTGTAACGTGGTGTTCGCCAAGAAAAAGGGCTGCAAAAATCAATCCGCGGACGTCTACACCGCCAAAGTCCACAGCTTCACGCACGGCAACGACAACATCATCGCCGTCGATCGCCGCTATATCGAGGCGGGCGACCGCGTGTTGATCATGGACGACTTCCTCGCGCACGGCGAGGCGCTTCGTGGCCTTATTGAGGTGGTCAAGCAAGCGGGCGCCACGTTGGTGGGCGCGGCGGTGGCCATCGAAAAGGGCTTCCAGGGCGGCGGAGACGAATTGCGCGCCCAAGGCGTCGACGTCTACTCGCAGGCCATCGTGGAGTCCATGAGCGAGGAGACGGGCGTCACCTTCCGAAGGTAGTAATCGCACCTTTCGGGGTGCTACACATAAAACAAAAAACTTTTTATGGAGGATAAAAAAGTATGAAGAAAGTTATCATCACCATCATCGCCGTCATCGTGGTTGCTTCCCTCATGGTAGCCTGCCTCGCCGGCTGCAACGAGACGACCAACAACGGTACGACGAACAACGGGACCAACAGCGGTACCAACAACGGCACCAACAGCGGTACCAACAACGACACCAACAAGTACGAAGGTTTCAAAGTCGGTTTGATCTGCTTGCACGACAAGAACTCCACCTATGACAAGAACTTCATCAATGCCATGGAAGAAGTGCAACGCGAACTTGGCCTCACCAATGACCAAGTCATCATCAAGACCGGTATCCCCGAGGGTATCGAGTGCTTCAACGCCGCCGAAGAAATGGTTTCCAACGGCTGCAAAGTCATCATCGCCGACAGCTTCGGTCACGAGCAATACATGATCCAAGCCGCCAAGAAGTACTCCAACGTGCTGTTCTGCCACGCCACCGGTACCAAGGCTCACACCGAGAAACTCCCCAACTACGTCAACGCGTTTGCTTCGATCTATGAAGGTCGTTACCTCGCCGGCGTCGTCGCGGGTATGAAACTCGCCGAGTTGGTTGCCCAAGGCAAACCCGCCAAAGTCGGTTACATCGGCGCTTTCACCTATGCCGAAGTTATCTCCGGTTACACCTCTTGGTTCCTTGGCGTCCGCTCCATCGTTCCCAACGTCACCATGGACGTCACCTTCACCGGTAGCTGGTACGACGAGACCGCCGAGAACAACGCCGCCAAGATGCTCATCGAGACCAAAGGTTGCTCCTTGATCAGCCAACACGCCGACTCCATGGGTGCCCCCAACGCTTGCGAAGAGGCCGGTGTGCCCAACGTCAGCTACAACGGCTCCACCGCCGCTGCTTGCCCCGACACCTTCCTTGTCTCCAGCCGTATCAACTGGGCTCCCTACTACAAGTACGTCATCGACGCCAAGATCGCCGGCAAGACCACTGCCGACATCGGTTATGACTACACCGGCACCATCGAGACCGGTAGCGTGCAACTGACCGACCTCGGCACCGCCGTGGCCGAAGGCACCGCCGCCAAATTGGCCGAAGTCAAAGCCGGCCTTGCCGATGGCAGCATCAAAGTGTTCGACACCAGCAAGTTTACCGTCACCACCAGAGTGGGCGACGTGGAGACCAGCGGTCCCTTGACCACCTACAAAGCCGACGTCGACGATATGGTGGGTGACGATGGTAAGAGCGATTACGTCCATGAGACCGAAGTTATTGCGAACGGCGAGTTCCAAGAGTCCAAGTTCCGTTCCGCTCCCTACTTCGACCTCACCATCGACGGTATCAACCTGTTGGATACCAACTACGGTGACTGATTCCCTGCGAATTAACGCATCGACGAATCTTAACAACAACTGAAAGGCAAAAGGGGGCTATCGGGTTTTCCCGATAGTCCCTCAACCCTTTTTTATAACGCGCACACCCACGTTTACTTATGGATAAAAGTTTAGCAATCGAAATGGTCGGCATCACCAAGGCGTTCGGTACCAAGGTGGTCGCCAACAAAAACGTAGATATGGACCTCCGCGAGGGAGAGATCTTGTCCCTGTTGGGCGAAAACGGCAGCGGCAAGACCACCCTGATGAATATGGTCGCCGGTATTTACACGCCCGACAGCGGCAAAATATACGTGCGGGGCGAGGAGGTCGTCATCAAGTCGCCCATCGACGCATTCTCACACCATATCGGCATGATACACCAGCACTTCAAGTTGGTGGATCTGTTCACCGCGGCGGACAATATTCTCTTGGGCGAAAAAGCGGTTGGCTGGTTGCATTACAACCGCGCGAAAAAACTGCAAGCAATCGTGGATCAATACGGATTCGGTATTGATTTGTCACGCAAAATATACGATATGTCGGTCAGCGAGAAGCAGACCGTCGAAATCATCAAGGTGCTCTATCGCGGCGCGGACATCCTCATACTGGACGAGCCCACCGCCGTTCTGACGCCGCAGGAGATAGACAAACTCTTCGCGGTTTTGCGCAAAATGCGCGACGAGGGTAAGAGCATCATCATCATCACGCACAAACTCAACGAGGTGATGGCCATAAGCGACCGCGTGGCCGTTCTACGCAAGGGCGAGCACATCGCCACCGTCAATACCGCCGAGACCAGCGAAAAGGAACTCACGGATA from Clostridia bacterium includes the following:
- the rpsF gene encoding 30S ribosomal protein S6, which gives rise to MSKYEVLYIIDNDVADEKKTEIVDKFGDLVKENGGDVRSIDKWGIRKFAYRINVNGTYKTEGYYVLMSFEAEGAFIAELERQMRNNESIIRELVTACE
- a CDS encoding single-stranded DNA-binding protein gives rise to the protein MNRVILIGNLTKDPELSKTNSDLSVCKFTVAVSRSYGKQETDFFTVVTWRAQADNCGRFLKKGSKVAISGSIQNRSYDANDGTKRYVTEIIADEVQFLTTKGAMEEDGQPAIGDGMKPVDDALPF
- a CDS encoding 30S ribosomal protein S18 → MEKKVANSEEKVAKRPARKPAKKKVCIFCVEKKDTVDYKDVNRLKKFVSENGKIAPRRSTGTCAKHQRAVTTAIKRARQMALLPFKGTVGGGRD
- a CDS encoding xanthine phosphoribosyltransferase, encoding MELLKQKIQQSGTVIGTDILKVDNFLNHQLDIALLYEMGKDVYEHYKNCAVGKILTIEASGIAYAAITAQFFGCNVVFAKKKGCKNQSADVYTAKVHSFTHGNDNIIAVDRRYIEAGDRVLIMDDFLAHGEALRGLIEVVKQAGATLVGAAVAIEKGFQGGGDELRAQGVDVYSQAIVESMSEETGVTFRR
- a CDS encoding BMP family ABC transporter substrate-binding protein, translated to MKKVIITIIAVIVVASLMVACLAGCNETTNNGTTNNGTNSGTNNGTNSGTNNDTNKYEGFKVGLICLHDKNSTYDKNFINAMEEVQRELGLTNDQVIIKTGIPEGIECFNAAEEMVSNGCKVIIADSFGHEQYMIQAAKKYSNVLFCHATGTKAHTEKLPNYVNAFASIYEGRYLAGVVAGMKLAELVAQGKPAKVGYIGAFTYAEVISGYTSWFLGVRSIVPNVTMDVTFTGSWYDETAENNAAKMLIETKGCSLISQHADSMGAPNACEEAGVPNVSYNGSTAAACPDTFLVSSRINWAPYYKYVIDAKIAGKTTADIGYDYTGTIETGSVQLTDLGTAVAEGTAAKLAEVKAGLADGSIKVFDTSKFTVTTRVGDVETSGPLTTYKADVDDMVGDDGKSDYVHETEVIANGEFQESKFRSAPYFDLTIDGINLLDTNYGD